The following proteins come from a genomic window of Lolium rigidum isolate FL_2022 chromosome 5, APGP_CSIRO_Lrig_0.1, whole genome shotgun sequence:
- the LOC124656632 gene encoding amino acid transporter ANT1-like yields the protein MAAEAAPLLAREDGTAEGSGRGGATWAQTLGNVVVSIVGTGVLGLPYAFRTAGWLAGSLGVAAAGCATLYCMLLLVDCRNKLEEEETEEPRDVHYTYGDLGEKCFGTIGRCLTEILIFLSQAGGSVAYLIFIAQNLNSMLPQFMSPDGFIFAILLPMQIALSFVRSLSSLSPFSIFADVCNVLAMAIVIKEDVRLFDHPFADRSAFSGLWAVPFSFGVALFCFEGFSMTLPLESSMAERKKFRWVLSQAIACIMFVYSCFGVCGYLAYGDATKDIITLNLPNNWSSSAVKVGLCTALAFTFPVMMHPIHEIFEARIRSSGCLPKLSHNAGGANWIALHLSRVAVVTVLAVVASYVPAFGSFISFIGSTVCALLAFVLPTAFHLSIVGSSMSLWRRLLDYGFLLFGLVFACYGTLAAL from the exons ATGGCGGCAGAGGCGGCGCCGCTGCTTGCGCGGGAGGACGGGACCGCCGAGGGATccgggcgcggcggcgccacGTGGGCGCAGACGCTGGGCAACGTGGTGGTGTCCATCGTCGGCACGGGGGTGCTCGGCCTCCCCTACGCCTTCCGCACGGCCGGCTGGCTCGCCGGATCCctcggcgtcgccgccgccggatgCGCCACGCTCTACTGCATGCTCCTCCTC GTGGATTGCAGAAATAAACTAGAAGAGGAAGAAACAGAAGAGCCACGTGACGTGCACTACACATACGGGGATCTGGGTGAGAAGTGCTTTGGGACAATCGGCCGATGCTTGACAGAAATCCTCATATTTCTGTCGCAAGCCGGTGGCTCTGTTGCTTACCTGATATTCATTGCCCAGAATCTCAATTCCATGCTTCCTCAGTTTATGTCGCCAGACGGGTTCATCTTCGCCATCCTCCTGCCTATGCAAATCGCTCTTTCCTTCGTTCGCTCGCTGTCCTCTCTTTCACCATTCAGCATATTTGCCGATGTATGCAATGTCCTAGCGATGGCCATAGTTATCAAAGAGGATGTACGGCTTTTCGATCATCCGTTTGCAGATAGAAGTGCTTTTAGTGGACTTTGGGCGGTACCTTTCTCCTTTGGGGTTGCGCTCTTCTGCTTCGAAGGATTCAGCATGACTCTGCCACTGGAATCATCGATGGCGGAACGGAAGAAGTTCCGCTGGGTGCTTTCTCAAGCAATTGCCTGCATCATGTTTGTGTATTCATGTTTTGGAGTGTGTGGGTACTTGGCTTACGGTGATGCCACCAAGGACATCATTACACTTAATCTTCCCAATAACTGGTCTTCTTCTGCAGTTAAG GTTGGACTATGCACTGCACTTGCATTTACATTCCCGGTGATGATGCACCCGATTCATGAGATTTTTGAGGCGAGAATCAGATCAAGTGGGTGCCTTCCGAAGCTTTCCCACAATGCCGGTGGCGCAAACTGGATAGCCTTGCACTTGAGCCGTGTCGCTGTGGTGACCGTATTGGCTGTGGTGGCCTCCTACGTGCCTGCATTTGGGTCCTTCATCTCCTTCATCGGGAGCACGGTGTGTGCTCTGCTCGCGTTCGTGCTGCCTACTGCCTTCCATCTGAGCATTGTAGGATCGTCGATGAGCCTGTGGCGACGCCTGCTGGACTATGGTTTCCTTCTCTTTGGCCTGGTTTTCGCTTGCTATGGAACGTTAGCTGCTCTCTAG